GAAAGAGAAGTCGAGTAGATTGTCTCCTGCCAAAACCAACAGGTCCTCCTTGAGGTCCAGCTGGTCGATGGCAAAAAGGATATCCTTCACTGCCCCCAGTCTATTCTCATTGCTGGTTGAGCCATCATCGAGAATGGTAATAGGATGGGAAAGAGCAGAGCTTTCCTTCCAAGAGACAAAGTGATCATAAAACTTATGGTTTGAGATGACTACATACTGGTCGATTCCAGGGATGGTATCGACATCAGAGAGAATCCAATCCAAGACACTCTTTCCCTGTACCGGCAACAAGGGCTTGGGGAAGTTCTCTGTTAGAGGATAGAGCCGGGTAGCATAGCCGGCGCAGAGGATGAGACAGTGCATATAATACAGACCTCACAAGTATAGATGTCCTCTATCTTACCACACCAATACGGCAAGAGAACGTGTTTTTTATTTCTTCTGATACCGCTGCTGCCCTGATGCACCCTTATTGCTGACCGTAATCTGGCAGTCATTAGCACTCACATAGCTCAGAAATAGAGATCCAAGCAGAAGACGGTCACCCCGGGGGATCCTGTTCCAGAGGTACCCCTTGAACAAATCCTTCACCAGGAAGCTCTCTCCTGGCTTCAGGTTCTTTGCTTCCTTGAGGGCTGTTTCCAATAAGGCATTTATATCTTGCATATACGCTTTCCTTCTAACATTAATATTGTTCTCAATATCAAGTATTAAGTGTTCAAGGGAGAAGGTCAAGAGAGGTAGGTAAGACCTGAATCTCCTGGTTCAGGTTTAGTTGTAATCTCACGATTTTAAGGGCTGAATATGCTACTTCCACAGATGATAAAGGGGAAGGAGTTCTATCAACATCAATGTCTTGTAATCTTCTAAGTGTTATTTTATAGTAAAACTGTCATTTTATGACAGTTTCTATCAAAAATTTAATCGATGGAGTTCTATGAATGAACAGGTTGGTGAAAGCAATCCTTGAAAATATTCAGACACCCGTATTCACCACATTAGAAATTTCCGCACTAACCTCAGAATCCCCAGAGACACGATATGCATTGGTAAAGCGTGCAATTGCTGATGGCGATCTTATTAGAATCAAACGGGGCCTATATACGCTGTCCCCATTATATAGAAAAACTCATGTTAATCCATTTACTGTGTCTCAAATGATTATTACTCAATCCTACGTGAGTCTTGAATCAGCACTCAGCAACTATGGATGGATTCCGGAAGCTGTCAGATCTATTACCGCTGTTACATCTCGTTCTCCCACTGAGTTTTTAACTCCTGTCGGACATTTTACCTACGAAAGAGTTCCCCAAAAAACACTATTTGCAGGTGTTGAAAGGCTCCAAGATGAACAGGGAAACGTGTTGTTTCAAGCAACTCCATTGAAAGCACTTGCTGATTATATTTATCTTCATAAAGTAGATTGGAGCTCAACGCTTCCACTCATTGAATCTTTACGTGTTGATGAAGAAAGCTTGCATGGGATATCGGTGGAAGATTTTCAAGAATTGGAAGGAAATTATACTAGTCGCAAGGTCAATAGATTTCTCGATGGACTAAAAAAGGAACTGCACTCATGAGCATTCGAATGATTGAACAAAGAATGGCTACCTATTCAATCTCTTCGGAGATTGAAGAAATGCAAGCTTTGAGAGAGA
This sequence is a window from uncultured Sphaerochaeta sp.. Protein-coding genes within it:
- a CDS encoding single-stranded DNA-binding protein, with amino-acid sequence MQDINALLETALKEAKNLKPGESFLVKDLFKGYLWNRIPRGDRLLLGSLFLSYVSANDCQITVSNKGASGQQRYQKK